A single genomic interval of Hippoglossus stenolepis isolate QCI-W04-F060 chromosome 24, HSTE1.2, whole genome shotgun sequence harbors:
- the stk24b gene encoding serine/threonine-protein kinase 24, whose protein sequence is MAHSPVQGHLPGMQNTKADPEELFTKLERIGKGSFGEVFKGIDNRTQKVVAIKIIDLEEAEDEIEDIQQEITVLSQCDSPFVTKYYGSYLKDSKLWIIMEYLGGGSALDLMEPGSLDETQIATILREILKGLEYLHSEKKIHRDIKAANVLLSEQGEVKLADFGVAGQLTDTQIKRNTFVGTPFWMAPEVIKQSAYDFKADIWSLGITAIELAKGEPPHSELHPMKVLFLIPKNNPPTLEGNYSKPLKEFIEACLNKEPSFRPTAKELLKHKLIVRHAKKTSYLTELVDKYKRWKAEQSRTTESSSDESDSEQDGQASGGNDFGSDDWIFTIREKNPKKLQNGEGQSGAADQTKDIPKRPYSQSLATVITPALAELKARQEQVNGNPMVLDELREAILLAEESYPSISDSLVAHMVHRLQSFSTSRTSSSSSP, encoded by the exons ATGGCCCATTCTCCCGTCCAGGGACACCTGCCAGGGATGCAG AATACCAAAGCGGACCCGGAGGAGCTGTTCACCAAGCTGGAGCGCATTGGCAAGGGTTCGTTCGGCGAGGTGTTCAAAGGCATCGACAACCGCACGCAGAAAGTGGTGGCCATCAAGATCATAGACCTGGAGGAGGCCGAGGACGAGATCGAAGACATCCAGCAGGAGATCACAGTGCTGAGCCAGTGTGACAGCCCCTTCGTCACCAAGTACTACGGCTCCTACCTGAAG GACTCTAAGTTATGGATCATTATGGAGTATCTAGGAGGAGGCTCAGCATTAGACTTG ATGGAGCCTGGATCCTTGGACGAGACCCAAATCGCCACCATCCTGAGGGAGATCCTGAAGGGCCTGGAGTATCTGCACTCGGAGAAGAAAATCCACCGGGATATCAAAG ccGCCAATGTGCTGCTGTCCGAGCAAGGGGAGGTAAAGCTGGCAGACTTCGGCGTGGCCGGCCAGCTCACCGACACCCAGATCAAACGCAACACCTTCGTCGGCACGCCCTTCTGGATGGCACCCGAGGTCATCAAGCAGTCGGCCTACGATTTTAAG GCTGACATCTGGTCTCTAGGCATCACGGCCATCGAGCTGGCGAAAGGCGAGCCGCCGCACTCAGAGCTCCATCCCATGAAGGTTTTATTCCTCATCCCAAAGAACAACCCGCCGACACTGGAGGGAAACTACAGCAAACCGCTTAAGGAGTTTATCGAGGCCTGTCTCAATAAAGAGCCCAGTTTT AGACCAACTGCCAAAGAGCTGTTGAAGCATAAGCTGATTGTTCGCCATGCGAAGAAGACCTCGTACCTGACCGAGCTGGTGGACAAGTACAAGAGGTGGAAGGCAGAGCAGTCTCGAACCACAGAGTCCAGTTCTGATGAGTCTGACTC agagcaggatGGCCAGGCGTCGGGAGGGAACGACTTTGGCAGTGATGACTGGATCTTCACCATCCGAGAGAAGAACCCCAAGAAGCTGCAGAATGGGGAGGGCCAGTCGGGGGCCGCAGATCAG ACGAAAGACATTCCAAAGAGGCCTTATTCACAGAGCCTGGCCACAGTCATCACTCCTGCATTAGCTGAG CTGAAGGCGAGACAGGAGCAGGTGAACGGGAACCCCATGGTCCTGGACGAGTTGAGGGAGGCCATCCTGCTGGCTGAGGAGTCCTACCCCAGCATCTCCGACTCCCTGGTGGCCCACATGGTCCACAGGCTGCAGAG cttctccacaaGCAgaacgtcctcctcctcctccccatag